The sequence below is a genomic window from Deltaproteobacteria bacterium.
TGGTATCGCGGTAGGTTATATTATCCGCAGGGTTTTTGCAGAGGCAGGGCTGGAGAGTGCTAATAAACTGGCAGAATCTGTTGTTGAGAAGGCAAAAAAAGAGGCTGAAAATATCAGAAAGGAAGCAGACCTTCAGGCAAAGGACAGACTCTATCATGGCAAGATTGAGTTAGATAACGAAATTAAAGAAAGACGGCAAGAGATTCAAAATCAGGAGAGAAGACTTGCCAGCAAAGAAGAGAACCTTGACAAAAAGATAGAACTTTTTGATAGGAAAGAGATGGAACTCCTGAAGAGAGAAAAAAATACACTACATCAGGAAAAGGCTCTTCAGGAAAA
It includes:
- a CDS encoding DUF3552 domain-containing protein, whose protein sequence is MGIYVWLAIGLVLGIAVGYIIRRVFAEAGLESANKLAESVVEKAKKEAENIRKEADLQAKDRLYHGKIELDNEIKERRQEIQNQERRLASKEENLDKKIELFDRKEMELLKREKNTLHQEKALQEKEKQYVMLLEEERVKLERISGMSVEEAKKVLIESMEEVARHDAARLIKQITD